In a single window of the Gammaproteobacteria bacterium genome:
- a CDS encoding GIY-YIG nuclease family protein gives MNIDIEELRKSSSKLEGNLSGLYFLFDQDELVYIGKGWNCLLRVAEHTRKDSDKEFTSWEYIHIESKKEYSALEKKLIKMHTPKYNKTYKIV, from the coding sequence ATGAACATAGACATTGAGGAGCTAAGGAAATCCAGTTCTAAGCTAGAAGGCAATCTGTCTGGTTTGTATTTTCTATTTGACCAAGATGAACTCGTCTATATCGGCAAAGGTTGGAATTGTCTTCTTCGTGTTGCAGAGCACACAAGAAAGGATTCAGATAAAGAATTTACTTCGTGGGAATATATTCATATAGAGAGTAAAAAGGAATACAGCGCGTTAGAAAAAAAGTTAATTAAAATGCATACCCCAAAATACAACAAAACTTACAAAATCGTAT